A single window of Rhizobium indicum DNA harbors:
- a CDS encoding AAA family ATPase, with amino-acid sequence MLIIFGGLPGSGKTTIARALAERLNAVHVRVDTIEQAIRASGITDDVGPAGYIVAYGIAGDNLTLGRTVIADSVNPLRITRSAWRSVAQAAGVMAAEVEVVCSDKAEHRKRAETRLTDVEGLVKPTWQEISERAYDEWHDAIVIDTASKTVEAVLDELVSRLKSLPIR; translated from the coding sequence ATGCTCATTATCTTTGGCGGTCTGCCTGGCAGTGGAAAGACGACGATTGCCCGCGCTTTGGCCGAACGGTTGAATGCGGTCCATGTGCGCGTCGATACTATCGAGCAAGCAATCCGCGCTTCCGGAATAACCGATGATGTCGGGCCTGCTGGCTATATCGTCGCTTACGGCATCGCTGGAGACAATCTGACCCTCGGCAGAACCGTTATCGCCGATTCCGTCAACCCGCTCCGGATAACCCGGTCGGCATGGCGTTCGGTCGCGCAAGCGGCCGGGGTGATGGCGGCGGAGGTCGAGGTCGTTTGCTCGGATAAAGCCGAGCACCGCAAGCGTGCTGAAACGCGCCTCACCGACGTCGAAGGTCTGGTGAAGCCGACATGGCAAGAGATTTCCGAAAGAGCCTATGACGAATGGCACGATGCAATCGTCATCGATACGGCTTCGAAAACGGTCGAAGCCGTTTTGGATGAACTGGTGAGCCGATTGAAATCGCTGCCGATACGATGA
- a CDS encoding GNAT family N-acetyltransferase, whose product MNEPRFPNDEGEDAWMVVQVSADEHWNAYHDIRRAVLFEARGLIGYEANHPDDRRDEHFPLLLLLENTPVGAARLDLMDDATACVRTVAIRAECQGKGYGRMLMTGLEKFASQHGVERLLVNAARGAVGFYGALGWTLVEAGGENPVLTKELRTRP is encoded by the coding sequence ATGAACGAACCCAGATTTCCGAATGACGAGGGCGAAGACGCCTGGATGGTCGTCCAGGTTTCTGCGGATGAACACTGGAATGCCTATCACGACATCCGCCGCGCTGTCCTTTTCGAGGCCCGCGGGTTGATTGGCTATGAGGCGAACCACCCCGATGATCGAAGGGATGAACATTTCCCTTTGCTGCTTCTGCTTGAAAATACGCCGGTGGGTGCGGCCCGCCTCGATTTGATGGACGATGCGACGGCGTGTGTGCGAACCGTCGCGATCAGGGCGGAATGCCAGGGAAAGGGGTACGGGCGGATGCTCATGACCGGCCTCGAAAAATTCGCATCACAACACGGGGTCGAGAGATTGCTTGTGAACGCGGCGCGAGGCGCCGTGGGATTCTACGGCGCGCTCGGGTGGACCCTCGTTGAGGCCGGTGGTGAAAACCCGGTGCTGACAAAGGAATTGCGAACCAGGCCTTAA
- a CDS encoding AAA family ATPase: MTFPDPPFAFDRILIMGNGGAGKTWLARCISEQLHHPVIHLDDMHWEPGRYGIARDSALRDEMVKAAAERDAWVMEGVYGQLVNMVLNRTTSMIWIDLPEEECIANIKERGIQGGETATQFDGLLKWVAEYRSRMNNWNSFETHARLFSVFSRPKFLLSSREAVTDFAGRLSMSIDEVIDERTQISE, translated from the coding sequence ATGACGTTTCCCGATCCGCCATTCGCCTTTGACCGCATACTCATCATGGGCAATGGCGGCGCAGGCAAAACATGGCTCGCCCGTTGTATCAGTGAGCAGCTTCACCATCCGGTTATTCACCTTGATGACATGCATTGGGAGCCCGGGCGCTATGGGATCGCTCGCGACAGTGCGTTGCGGGACGAGATGGTCAAGGCAGCGGCCGAGCGCGACGCCTGGGTCATGGAGGGCGTTTACGGGCAGTTGGTGAACATGGTCCTCAACCGCACGACGAGCATGATCTGGATTGATCTGCCGGAGGAGGAATGCATCGCCAACATCAAGGAGCGAGGCATTCAGGGCGGCGAGACCGCAACCCAGTTCGATGGCCTTTTGAAGTGGGTGGCCGAATACCGGAGTAGAATGAACAACTGGAATTCATTCGAGACGCACGCGCGATTGTTCTCGGTCTTTTCCCGTCCGAAGTTCCTGTTATCGAGCCGTGAGGCCGTCACCGATTTTGCCGGCCGATTGTCCATGAGCATCGACGAGGTCATCGATGAACGAACCCAGATTTCCGAATGA
- a CDS encoding methyl-accepting chemotaxis protein: MQFKSATGRNIFSVAACGVIATIAASGVLFYIAYNDMRKSSLDQMLQIAATNALNVEKSMSVALGIVNTLETSLSTMKDGGNANRATADDLLKNMLQDNPMALGVWTGWEPNAFDGKDKDFVGKEGHDTTGRYVPYWVRSGDKIQHTPLVDYGVSGAGDYYQLPFTQKKTVVIEPYVYAVDGKDVLMTSVAKPIMVDGKALGVAGMDISLDDANKAISAVHPMETGYLSLVTGAGSIISHPSAELAGKNIKDGGDLTAGWDQLIAKPGVAQEIAGPDGQTYFLVAYPVKLTNDLNWYAVVSVPKSTVFAQLNNMAWSAVAITAIAALLLGLSGWLIAAKFIRRIEGVIAETDRIAHGQLDVQLCDKNAKDEIGDLSRSLAILLESNRQKIKLETDAENSRSREEIERQERSVLHAAREDSIKFAVSELGNGLASLSNGDMTVRLEKPFTDSLDEIRVDFNASVEKLQAALISFSENAAVIQAGSEEIRSGADDLARRTEQQAASVEETAAALEQITTSVKDSTLRAEEAGALVSRTKDGAEKSGEVVRKAVDAMTGIEQSSQSISNIIGVIDDIAFQTNLLALNAGVEAARAGEAGKGFAVVAQEVRELAQRSATAAKEIKALITSSGDQVKRGVDLVGQTGKALQAIVAEVQQINSNVQAVVQAAREQSTGLLEINTAVNQMDQSTQKNAAMVEESNAASHTLVTEVSALSERLAQFNLGQAANAAPAARTTAKPLARPAAATLAARRTVPASATDHARPAPSPARALGGKLAAAFGTSAAPASTEGNWEEF; the protein is encoded by the coding sequence ATGCAGTTCAAATCGGCGACCGGACGCAACATTTTTTCCGTGGCGGCCTGCGGTGTCATCGCCACGATCGCGGCATCGGGCGTTCTTTTTTACATCGCCTACAACGATATGCGCAAATCGAGCCTCGATCAGATGCTCCAGATCGCCGCCACCAATGCGCTCAACGTCGAGAAATCCATGAGCGTGGCACTCGGCATCGTCAATACGCTGGAAACGTCGCTGTCGACGATGAAGGACGGCGGAAACGCCAATCGTGCGACTGCCGACGACTTGCTGAAGAACATGCTGCAGGATAATCCGATGGCGCTCGGTGTTTGGACCGGCTGGGAGCCGAATGCCTTCGACGGCAAGGACAAGGATTTTGTCGGCAAGGAAGGCCACGACACGACCGGCCGCTACGTGCCCTACTGGGTCCGCAGTGGCGACAAGATCCAGCACACGCCGCTGGTCGATTATGGCGTGTCGGGCGCCGGCGATTACTACCAGCTGCCCTTTACTCAGAAAAAGACTGTCGTCATCGAACCTTATGTCTATGCGGTCGACGGCAAGGACGTGCTGATGACCTCGGTCGCCAAGCCGATCATGGTCGATGGCAAGGCGCTCGGCGTCGCCGGCATGGATATTTCGCTCGACGACGCCAACAAGGCGATCTCGGCAGTCCACCCGATGGAGACTGGCTATCTCAGCCTGGTGACGGGCGCCGGCAGCATCATCAGCCATCCTTCCGCAGAACTCGCAGGCAAGAATATCAAGGACGGCGGCGATCTGACCGCCGGTTGGGATCAGTTGATCGCCAAGCCCGGCGTCGCGCAGGAGATCGCAGGCCCGGACGGCCAGACCTATTTCTTGGTCGCCTATCCGGTAAAGCTGACGAATGACCTGAACTGGTACGCCGTCGTCTCGGTGCCCAAATCCACCGTCTTTGCCCAGCTCAACAACATGGCCTGGAGCGCCGTTGCGATCACCGCCATCGCTGCACTCCTGCTCGGTCTTTCAGGCTGGCTCATCGCAGCCAAATTCATCCGCCGCATTGAGGGCGTGATCGCCGAGACCGATCGCATCGCCCATGGCCAGCTCGATGTGCAATTGTGCGACAAGAATGCCAAGGACGAAATCGGTGACCTCTCGCGTTCCCTCGCCATCCTGCTGGAAAGCAATCGCCAGAAGATCAAGCTGGAAACGGATGCAGAAAACTCCCGGTCCCGCGAAGAGATCGAACGACAGGAACGTTCGGTCCTCCATGCTGCCCGTGAGGATTCGATCAAGTTCGCGGTGAGCGAACTCGGCAACGGACTGGCCAGCCTTTCCAACGGAGATATGACCGTCCGGCTGGAAAAGCCGTTTACCGACTCCCTTGACGAAATCCGCGTCGATTTCAACGCGTCTGTCGAAAAGCTGCAGGCAGCCCTGATTTCCTTCTCCGAAAACGCTGCCGTCATCCAGGCCGGTTCGGAAGAAATCCGCTCCGGTGCCGACGATCTCGCCCGCCGCACCGAACAGCAGGCCGCTTCCGTCGAGGAGACCGCCGCTGCGCTCGAGCAGATCACCACCTCGGTCAAGGACTCCACCCTTCGCGCCGAAGAAGCAGGCGCGCTCGTCAGCCGCACCAAGGATGGTGCGGAAAAATCCGGAGAGGTCGTTCGCAAAGCCGTTGACGCGATGACCGGCATCGAGCAATCCTCGCAGTCGATCTCCAACATCATTGGTGTGATCGACGATATTGCCTTCCAGACCAACCTGTTGGCCCTCAATGCAGGCGTTGAGGCAGCACGTGCAGGGGAGGCCGGTAAGGGCTTTGCCGTCGTCGCACAGGAAGTGCGTGAACTGGCGCAGCGCTCGGCGACGGCCGCCAAGGAGATCAAGGCGCTGATCACCTCGTCCGGCGACCAGGTCAAGCGTGGCGTCGATCTCGTCGGCCAGACCGGCAAAGCGCTGCAGGCGATCGTTGCTGAAGTCCAGCAGATCAACAGCAATGTCCAGGCGGTCGTTCAGGCCGCCCGTGAACAGTCGACGGGTCTCCTGGAGATCAACACGGCAGTCAACCAGATGGACCAGTCGACCCAGAAGAATGCCGCAATGGTCGAGGAATCGAACGCCGCCTCGCACACGCTGGTGACGGAGGTATCTGCCCTCTCGGAGCGTCTGGCACAGTTCAATCTCGGCCAGGCGGCCAACGCGGCCCCTGCCGCCCGGACGACTGCCAAGCCGCTGGCGCGCCCGGCCGCGGCGACGCTTGCGGCGCGCAGAACGGTTCCCGCCTCGGCCACCGATCATGCCAGGCCCGCTCCGTCACCGGCCCGTGCACTCGGCGGCAAGCTCGCAGCCGCCTTCGGCACATCAGCCGCACCGGCTTCCACCGAGGGCAACTGGGAAGAGTTCTAG
- a CDS encoding hemolysin family protein produces MFLEIGIVAFLTILNGVLAMSELAVVYSRTARLKVLSDNGSKGAAQAIKLAENPGRFLSTVQIGITLVGVLSGAFSGATLGGRLSGWLEAQGMSSTAADAIGVGSVVVAITYLSLIVGELVPKQIALREPEAVAARVAPAMAVLSKIALPLVWLLNASGNLVLKLLGQTGKGGDNVSDAEIKTVLAEAQSAGVIESEESAMISGVMRLADRTARALMTPRRDVEIIDIDDSLDEIRTQLHRTKRSRLPVRKGSSDEVIGILPVKDFYDAMSEHGSADITALTQDVPVVSDLSTAINVIEAIRKSPVHMVLVFDEYGHFEGVVSSGDILEAIMGALQEGPVDEQAIARRDDGSYLVSGWTPIDEFAEFLNLKLDGDLEYQTVAGLVLEELKHLPELGESFTRDGWRFEVVDLDGRRVDKILVSAE; encoded by the coding sequence GTGTTTCTGGAAATTGGAATTGTGGCGTTTCTCACCATCCTGAATGGTGTGCTCGCCATGTCGGAGCTGGCCGTTGTGTATTCTCGAACAGCTCGCCTAAAGGTTCTCTCCGACAATGGAAGCAAGGGTGCAGCTCAAGCGATCAAACTTGCCGAAAACCCCGGTCGTTTTCTCTCTACGGTGCAGATCGGCATCACGCTGGTCGGCGTTCTATCCGGCGCTTTCTCCGGGGCCACGCTCGGCGGCCGCCTGAGCGGATGGCTAGAAGCCCAGGGAATGTCATCGACGGCCGCTGATGCCATTGGCGTAGGTTCAGTCGTCGTGGCAATCACATATCTTTCGTTGATCGTCGGCGAACTTGTTCCAAAGCAGATCGCATTGCGGGAACCCGAAGCGGTTGCGGCCAGGGTCGCACCAGCCATGGCGGTACTTTCAAAAATTGCGCTGCCGCTCGTGTGGCTTCTGAACGCCTCCGGAAATCTTGTGCTTAAGCTCTTGGGCCAAACAGGAAAAGGTGGCGACAATGTCTCCGACGCAGAGATCAAAACTGTTCTGGCCGAGGCGCAGTCGGCTGGAGTGATCGAAAGCGAAGAGTCCGCGATGATATCAGGTGTCATGCGGCTTGCGGACCGCACTGCCCGAGCGCTTATGACGCCCCGACGGGACGTCGAAATTATTGATATCGACGACAGCCTTGATGAAATTCGGACCCAGTTGCACAGGACGAAGCGGTCGCGGTTGCCGGTTCGAAAAGGCAGTTCGGACGAGGTGATCGGCATCCTTCCGGTCAAGGACTTCTACGACGCGATGTCCGAACACGGCAGTGCCGACATTACGGCTCTGACGCAAGACGTCCCGGTGGTTTCAGACCTTTCAACTGCCATCAATGTGATTGAAGCCATCAGGAAATCGCCCGTTCACATGGTGCTGGTTTTCGACGAGTATGGCCACTTCGAGGGGGTTGTCTCGTCAGGTGACATATTGGAAGCAATCATGGGGGCTCTGCAGGAGGGACCGGTCGATGAACAGGCCATCGCTCGTCGAGACGACGGCTCTTATCTCGTGTCGGGCTGGACGCCAATTGACGAGTTCGCTGAATTCTTAAACCTCAAGCTCGATGGCGACTTGGAATATCAGACTGTCGCCGGCTTGGTGTTGGAAGAGTTGAAACATCTGCCGGAATTGGGCGAGAGCTTCACGAGAGATGGATGGCGCTTCGAAGTCGTCGATCTCGACGGGAGGCGCGTGGACAAAATACTTGTGTCGGCTGAGTGA
- the tam gene encoding trans-aconitate 2-methyltransferase, with protein sequence MAWSANQYVKFEDERTRPARDLLAQVPLQNIRHAIDLGCGPGNSTELIIERYGAQGVSGVDSDMNMLEAARKRLPGTAFVEADLTRWQSTEPADLLFANAVFQWLPDHLDIFDRLMDGLSEGGVLAVQMPDNLGEPSHLAMEETAHAGPWKSAFEAKSVRRKGLPPPSTYYSRLIAKSSRVDIWHTIYNHPMADAAAIVEWVKGTGLMPYLAHAGEEHREEFLADYLKQVEKAYPKMSDGRVLLRFPRIFMVAVKR encoded by the coding sequence ATGGCATGGTCCGCCAATCAATATGTGAAATTCGAGGATGAGCGCACGCGACCGGCGCGCGACCTGTTGGCACAGGTGCCGCTGCAAAACATTCGTCATGCCATCGATCTCGGCTGCGGCCCGGGCAATTCGACCGAGCTGATCATCGAGCGCTACGGGGCGCAGGGCGTCTCGGGCGTCGACAGTGACATGAACATGCTGGAGGCGGCGCGCAAGCGGCTTCCGGGCACTGCCTTCGTCGAGGCCGATCTCACCCGCTGGCAGTCGACTGAGCCCGCCGACCTTTTGTTTGCCAATGCCGTCTTCCAATGGCTGCCTGACCATCTCGATATCTTCGACCGGCTGATGGACGGGCTTTCCGAAGGCGGCGTGCTGGCCGTGCAGATGCCCGACAATCTCGGCGAACCCTCGCATCTGGCGATGGAGGAGACGGCGCATGCCGGCCCGTGGAAATCCGCCTTCGAGGCGAAGAGCGTGCGCCGCAAGGGGCTGCCCCCGCCGTCCACTTATTACAGCCGGCTGATCGCCAAATCCTCTCGCGTCGATATCTGGCACACCATCTACAATCACCCGATGGCGGATGCTGCAGCGATCGTCGAATGGGTGAAGGGAACCGGGCTGATGCCCTATCTCGCCCATGCCGGCGAGGAGCATCGCGAGGAATTCCTGGCCGATTACCTCAAGCAGGTGGAAAAGGCCTATCCCAAGATGTCGGACGGGCGGGTGCTGCTGCGGTTTCCGAGAATTTTCATGGTGGCGGTGAAACGGTAA
- the zwf gene encoding glucose-6-phosphate dehydrogenase, with the protein MDAVPTPPVTLVIFGATGDLTRRLLVPAIINLTRSRLVGEDLHILGIGIEPGDDEFLRGRLDQFLSHLSGEEPPVKDETWESLRRRISYTSGDFTKDDIFVEIGKRLGPHANAAFYLAVPPSFFGTIVEKLAAHGLTNESDGVFRRVAIEKPFGTDLASAQALNAQILAQVGEGQVYRLDHFLGKETVQNLMTARFANMMIESLWNSRYIDHVQITAAEIVDVGSRGKFYDATGALRDMVPNHLFQLLAMIAMEPPNSFDAEAIRNEKSKVLKALRVYTPDEAKTHGVRGAYAAGPLNGAQLPAYRDTKDVSPDSRTETFVALKLYADTWRWAGVPFYLRTGKALTARDTEIVITFQPVPFAQFRETDVKRRLPPNRLVIQVQPDEGMSMEISIKSPGLSVDTVPVSLDFRYSDKFDIAKTTGYESLLYDLFIGDQTLFQRADGIEAGWAAVQPFLDIWAKDESVPDAYAPGSMGPASADELIQRDRRQWHELGVILHGNDK; encoded by the coding sequence ATGGACGCTGTCCCTACCCCGCCGGTCACCCTCGTCATCTTCGGCGCCACGGGAGACCTGACGCGCCGCCTGCTGGTGCCGGCGATCATCAATCTGACGCGCAGTCGCCTTGTCGGCGAGGATCTCCACATTCTCGGCATCGGCATCGAGCCGGGTGACGACGAGTTCCTGCGCGGGCGGCTCGACCAATTCCTCAGCCATCTGAGCGGTGAAGAGCCGCCGGTGAAGGACGAGACCTGGGAAAGCCTGCGCCGGCGCATTTCCTACACGTCTGGGGATTTCACCAAGGACGATATTTTCGTCGAGATCGGCAAGCGGCTGGGGCCGCATGCCAATGCCGCCTTCTATCTCGCGGTGCCGCCATCCTTTTTCGGGACGATCGTCGAGAAGCTCGCCGCCCATGGGCTGACCAATGAAAGCGACGGCGTCTTCCGCCGCGTCGCGATCGAAAAACCGTTCGGCACCGATCTCGCCTCGGCGCAGGCGCTCAATGCACAGATCCTCGCGCAGGTCGGGGAAGGCCAAGTCTACCGGCTCGACCATTTCCTCGGCAAGGAGACGGTGCAGAACCTAATGACGGCGCGTTTCGCCAACATGATGATCGAGTCCTTGTGGAACAGCCGCTACATCGACCATGTACAGATCACCGCCGCCGAAATCGTCGATGTCGGCAGCCGCGGCAAATTCTACGATGCTACTGGCGCGCTGCGCGACATGGTGCCGAACCATCTCTTCCAGCTGCTGGCGATGATCGCCATGGAACCGCCGAACAGCTTCGATGCCGAGGCAATCCGCAACGAAAAGAGCAAGGTGCTGAAGGCGCTGCGCGTCTATACACCTGATGAGGCCAAGACGCATGGCGTGCGCGGCGCCTATGCTGCGGGCCCGCTCAATGGGGCTCAGCTTCCGGCCTATCGCGATACCAAGGACGTCTCGCCCGACAGCAGGACCGAGACCTTCGTGGCGCTGAAGCTCTATGCCGATACTTGGCGTTGGGCCGGCGTGCCCTTCTATCTCAGGACCGGCAAGGCGCTGACGGCGCGCGACACCGAGATCGTCATCACCTTCCAGCCGGTGCCCTTCGCGCAGTTTCGCGAGACCGACGTCAAGCGCCGCCTACCGCCGAACCGGCTGGTGATCCAAGTGCAGCCGGACGAGGGCATGAGCATGGAAATCTCGATCAAATCGCCGGGGCTTTCGGTCGACACCGTGCCGGTCTCGCTCGATTTCCGCTATTCCGACAAATTCGATATTGCCAAGACGACCGGCTATGAATCATTGCTCTACGATCTCTTCATCGGCGACCAGACCCTGTTCCAGCGCGCCGACGGCATCGAGGCCGGATGGGCGGCGGTGCAACCCTTCCTCGATATCTGGGCCAAGGATGAGAGCGTGCCTGACGCCTACGCGCCGGGCAGCATGGGACCGGCCTCAGCCGACGAACTGATCCAGCGCGACAGACGGCAGTGGCATGAACTCGGCGTCATACTGCACGGAAACGACAAATAG
- a CDS encoding NUDIX hydrolase — MTIWRPSQQIRVKVIGLAWRKDQLLAAEVEDDSGRIKGVRPLGGAIEFGESREGALHREFQEELETAIRIVGPWHLLENIYEHHGAIGHEFIFAADIELADASLYERDEIHYSELDETAAMARWFGRDRLRDAGIDLYPTGLDRLLSRWRD, encoded by the coding sequence ATGACCATCTGGCGTCCATCGCAGCAGATCAGGGTGAAGGTGATCGGCCTCGCCTGGCGGAAAGACCAGTTGCTTGCCGCCGAAGTGGAGGATGACAGCGGCCGCATCAAGGGCGTTCGCCCGCTCGGCGGCGCGATCGAATTCGGCGAGAGCCGCGAAGGGGCCCTGCACCGCGAATTCCAGGAGGAACTCGAAACGGCGATCCGCATCGTCGGCCCCTGGCATCTGCTCGAAAACATTTACGAGCATCATGGCGCAATCGGTCACGAATTCATCTTCGCTGCCGATATCGAACTGGCCGATGCGTCGCTCTATGAGCGCGATGAAATCCACTATTCCGAACTCGACGAGACGGCGGCGATGGCGCGCTGGTTCGGCCGCGACAGGCTGCGGGACGCCGGCATCGATCTCTATCCGACAGGTCTCGACAGGCTGCTGTCGCGCTGGCGCGATTGA
- a CDS encoding type II toxin-antitoxin system ParD family antitoxin, whose protein sequence is MPNVAFGNHYEEFVRKQLDSGRYNNASEVVRAGLRLLEDHEAARERWLNEEIPARYDDLVNNPSLGIPAETVRARFETKRRIDAAKAK, encoded by the coding sequence ATGCCCAACGTCGCGTTCGGAAACCACTACGAGGAATTTGTCCGGAAGCAGTTGGACTCCGGCCGCTATAACAATGCCAGCGAAGTTGTTCGGGCAGGACTGCGGCTGCTGGAGGATCATGAGGCGGCCCGCGAACGCTGGCTCAATGAGGAGATCCCGGCGCGCTACGACGACCTAGTGAACAACCCGAGCCTTGGCATCCCGGCCGAGACAGTACGCGCCCGCTTTGAAACCAAGCGCCGGATTGATGCGGCGAAAGCCAAGTAG
- a CDS encoding type II toxin-antitoxin system RelE/ParE family toxin, with translation MAYRIIYHPKAEAELDKLYADIAVEAGTGIAGDFVNAVITFIEALEMFPERGTVRESRIPGLRVIGYRRSVSVAFSVSGGDVNILGVFARGRDITDEILEERQG, from the coding sequence ATGGCCTACCGCATTATTTATCATCCGAAGGCGGAAGCCGAACTCGACAAGCTCTATGCCGATATCGCCGTTGAGGCGGGAACGGGCATCGCCGGCGACTTCGTCAACGCAGTGATCACTTTCATCGAGGCCCTGGAGATGTTCCCGGAACGGGGCACGGTGCGGGAAAGCCGGATTCCCGGCCTTCGTGTTATCGGCTACCGGCGCAGCGTCAGCGTGGCGTTCTCGGTCAGTGGCGGTGACGTCAACATATTGGGCGTGTTTGCGCGTGGGCGTGATATCACTGACGAGATTCTGGAAGAGCGACAAGGGTAA
- a CDS encoding helicase HerA-like C-terminal domain-containing protein — translation MIEDGKIFIGASRNPDDSINKPEYLDLKFGNRHGLVTGATGTGKTVTLQVLAEGFSRAGVPVFAADIKGDLSGIAAKGEPKDFLTKRAEQIGFADYEFDQFPVIFWDLFGEKGHRVRTTIAEMGPLLLARLMDASEPQEGVINIAFKIADQGGLPLLDLKDFSSLLNYMGENASQLSNQYGLISKASVGSIQRALLVLEQQGAEHFFGEPALKITDIMRTSNNGYGQISVLAADKLMMNPRLYATFLLWLLSELFEELPEVGDPEKPKLVFFFDEAHLLFNDAPKVLTERVEQVVRLIRSKGVGVYFVTQNPLDVPETVLAQLGNRAQHALRAYSPREQKAVRTAADTFRANPAFDCATVITNLGTGEALVSTLEAKGAPSIVERTLIRPPSGRVGPVTDVERRQIMDRSPVLGVYDEDVDRESAFELLAARAKKAADADAAKRAQEEAPQQQGNTTSGWNLPGFGGGNDDDNQGRGHSRGRASGYQRETVVEAAMKSVARTVATQVGRALVRGILGSLKR, via the coding sequence ATGATCGAGGATGGCAAGATTTTCATCGGCGCGAGCCGCAATCCCGATGACAGCATCAACAAGCCGGAATATCTCGACCTGAAATTCGGCAATCGCCACGGCCTCGTCACCGGCGCCACCGGCACCGGCAAGACCGTGACGCTGCAGGTACTGGCCGAAGGCTTCTCCCGGGCCGGCGTTCCGGTGTTTGCGGCCGATATCAAGGGCGACCTTTCCGGCATCGCCGCCAAGGGCGAGCCGAAGGATTTCCTGACGAAGCGTGCCGAGCAGATCGGCTTTGCCGACTACGAATTCGACCAGTTTCCAGTGATCTTCTGGGATCTGTTCGGCGAGAAGGGCCACCGGGTGCGCACCACCATCGCCGAGATGGGACCGCTGCTGCTCGCCCGCCTGATGGATGCCTCCGAACCGCAGGAAGGCGTCATCAACATCGCCTTCAAGATCGCCGACCAGGGCGGGTTGCCGCTGCTCGACCTCAAGGATTTCAGCTCGTTGCTGAACTATATGGGCGAGAATGCCAGCCAACTTTCCAACCAGTACGGGCTGATCTCCAAGGCTTCGGTCGGCTCGATCCAGCGGGCGCTGCTCGTTCTCGAACAGCAGGGGGCCGAGCACTTCTTCGGCGAACCGGCGCTGAAGATCACCGACATCATGCGCACCAGCAATAATGGCTACGGCCAGATCTCGGTGCTGGCCGCCGACAAGCTGATGATGAACCCGCGGCTTTACGCCACCTTCCTGCTCTGGCTGCTCTCCGAGCTCTTCGAAGAATTGCCCGAGGTGGGCGATCCCGAAAAGCCGAAGCTCGTCTTCTTCTTCGACGAGGCGCACCTGCTCTTCAACGACGCGCCGAAGGTGCTGACCGAACGCGTCGAGCAGGTGGTGCGGCTGATCCGCTCCAAGGGCGTCGGCGTCTACTTCGTGACGCAGAACCCGCTCGACGTGCCGGAAACGGTGCTCGCCCAGCTCGGCAACCGGGCGCAGCACGCGCTTCGCGCCTATTCGCCGCGTGAGCAGAAGGCGGTGAGGACGGCGGCCGACACCTTCCGTGCCAATCCGGCCTTCGATTGCGCCACCGTCATCACCAATCTCGGCACCGGCGAGGCACTGGTCTCGACGCTTGAGGCCAAGGGCGCGCCTTCGATCGTCGAGCGTACGCTGATCCGCCCACCATCCGGCCGCGTCGGCCCGGTGACGGATGTCGAGCGCCGGCAGATCATGGACAGGAGCCCGGTTCTCGGCGTCTATGACGAGGATGTCGACCGCGAATCCGCCTTCGAACTGCTGGCCGCACGGGCGAAGAAGGCGGCCGATGCCGACGCCGCCAAGCGGGCGCAGGAAGAAGCACCACAGCAACAGGGCAACACGACCTCCGGCTGGAACCTGCCGGGCTTCGGCGGCGGCAATGACGACGACAACCAGGGCCGCGGCCACTCGCGCGGCCGGGCGTCCGGCTATCAGCGCGAAACGGTGGTGGAAGCGGCGATGAAGAGCGTGGCCCGCACGGTGGCGACACAGGTCGGCCGGGCGCTGGTGCGCGGGATCTTGGGGAGCTTGAAGCGGTAA